Proteins found in one candidate division KSB1 bacterium genomic segment:
- the lepA gene encoding translation elongation factor 4, with product MSIELIRNFSIIAHIDHGKSTLADRLLEATGTLRKEEMVDQVLDSMDLERERGITIKAHAITMTYHADDHKTYTLNLIDTPGHVDFSYEVSRSLAACEGAILVVDATQGVEAQTISNLYLALENNLEIIPVINKIDMQNARIDAVKQQIVEIMGIDERDILLCSAREGIGIHELLEAVVHRIPPPKGDPTAPLQALIFDSMFNSYRGAIAYIRVFQGEIYTGMPIKFFSHDKIYEVAEVGILKLKNIPRDRLTVGEVGYVIAGAKEVKDTKVGDTITSAENPAPKPLPGYREAKPMVFSSLFPAKNEDYEDLRDALERLKLNDAALVFEPENSLALGFGFRCGFLGLLHMEIIQERLEREYHLNLVNTLPSVAFRVHKTNGEIVMVDNPVKMPPAGNIKLIEEPYVRADILTPIEYIGNIMKIAQERRGIYKNTDYLDPTRANLHYEFPLAEIIYDFYDKLKSVSKGYASFDYEFLNYQPGDLIKLDILINKEPVDALSIIIHRSKGYEWGRKVCQKLKELIPRQMFEVVIQSAIGSKIIARETIRPLRKNVTAKCYGGDITRKRKLLEKQKEGKKRMKQLGSVEVPQEAFLAVLKVD from the coding sequence ATGTCAATCGAGCTCATTAGAAATTTCTCAATTATCGCACATATCGATCACGGAAAATCGACGTTAGCGGATCGGTTATTGGAGGCAACTGGCACGCTTCGCAAAGAGGAGATGGTCGATCAGGTTCTCGATAGTATGGATTTGGAACGGGAACGGGGGATTACAATCAAGGCCCATGCCATTACCATGACTTATCATGCTGACGATCATAAAACCTACACCTTGAATTTGATCGACACTCCAGGCCATGTCGATTTTTCTTATGAAGTTTCGCGCAGCTTGGCGGCGTGCGAAGGCGCAATCTTGGTAGTTGATGCCACGCAGGGCGTCGAAGCCCAAACGATTAGCAATCTCTATTTGGCGTTGGAAAACAATCTCGAGATCATTCCCGTGATCAATAAAATTGACATGCAGAACGCCCGAATCGATGCGGTAAAACAACAGATCGTCGAAATCATGGGAATAGACGAGCGTGATATTTTATTATGCAGTGCTCGGGAGGGAATTGGCATCCATGAGTTACTGGAGGCGGTTGTCCATCGGATTCCACCGCCGAAGGGCGATCCAACCGCACCGTTGCAAGCATTGATTTTCGATTCCATGTTTAATAGTTATCGAGGCGCGATCGCTTATATCCGGGTTTTTCAGGGGGAGATTTATACAGGGATGCCCATAAAATTCTTCTCTCATGATAAAATTTATGAAGTGGCTGAAGTGGGCATTTTGAAATTGAAGAATATCCCTCGCGATCGATTAACTGTGGGAGAAGTTGGATATGTTATCGCTGGTGCAAAAGAGGTAAAGGATACTAAGGTCGGCGATACCATCACCTCCGCAGAGAATCCAGCGCCAAAACCGCTGCCTGGTTATCGAGAAGCCAAACCTATGGTGTTTAGCAGCCTCTTTCCAGCAAAAAATGAGGATTATGAAGATCTTCGGGATGCTTTGGAGCGTCTTAAGCTCAATGATGCTGCATTGGTATTTGAACCTGAGAATTCGCTCGCCCTCGGTTTTGGGTTTCGCTGTGGCTTTCTGGGATTGCTCCACATGGAGATCATTCAGGAGCGGCTAGAGCGTGAATATCATCTAAATTTGGTCAATACCCTTCCCAGTGTCGCGTTTCGAGTTCATAAGACCAATGGGGAAATCGTCATGGTGGATAACCCTGTTAAAATGCCTCCAGCAGGAAACATCAAGTTGATCGAAGAACCCTATGTTCGCGCTGACATTTTAACTCCTATTGAATACATCGGTAACATCATGAAGATCGCACAGGAGCGGCGCGGCATATATAAAAACACCGATTACCTCGATCCCACGCGGGCGAATCTTCATTATGAGTTTCCCTTAGCAGAGATCATTTATGATTTTTATGACAAATTGAAATCGGTGAGCAAAGGTTACGCATCTTTCGATTATGAATTTCTCAATTATCAGCCGGGCGATCTAATCAAATTGGATATTCTAATCAATAAAGAACCTGTGGACGCCCTGTCGATCATCATTCATCGTTCCAAGGGTTACGAATGGGGCCGAAAGGTTTGCCAGAAGCTCAAGGAACTGATCCCTCGGCAAATGTTTGAAGTGGTGATTCAGTCGGCAATTGGAAGCAAAATCATTGCAAGGGAAACAATTCGACCATTGCGGAAAAATGTTACCGCGAAATGCTACGGAGGCGATATCACGCGCAAAAGGAAGTTGCTGGAAAAACAAAAGGAGGGAAAAAAGCGGATGAAACAATTGGGGAGTGTCGAGGTGCCTCAGGAAGCGTTCTTGGCGGTGTTAAAGGTGGATTGA
- a CDS encoding ABC transporter ATP-binding protein — protein MIEAIHLTKRFDGLVAVNDLNLQVHRELFVFLGPNGAGKTTTIKMMTGLLRPNSGTVRIEGYDLLQQPIEAKRMFGLVPDTPVLYDKLTLKEFLQFIADLYEVERSTFRRRFANLVELFELEDKIDELIQNFSHGMKQKAILAAALIHDPKVLFLDEPTVGLDPKSARKLKDLLRGLIEQGVTIFMSTHILEIAEAMCDRVGIIDKGKLIACGTMQELRLKSKRHDTSLESIFLELTGGDEYHDVIKYLEEK, from the coding sequence TTGATCGAGGCAATTCATCTAACCAAGCGATTTGATGGGCTGGTAGCTGTTAATGATCTCAATCTCCAGGTTCATAGAGAACTTTTTGTATTTCTCGGTCCGAATGGCGCAGGAAAAACGACAACCATTAAAATGATGACGGGGCTATTGCGCCCGAATTCTGGAACGGTTCGAATCGAGGGCTATGATCTGTTACAGCAACCCATTGAAGCCAAGAGAATGTTCGGCTTGGTCCCAGACACCCCAGTGCTTTACGATAAATTGACACTCAAGGAATTTTTGCAGTTCATCGCCGATCTGTATGAAGTGGAACGTTCGACCTTCCGTCGACGTTTTGCCAATCTTGTAGAATTGTTTGAGCTCGAAGATAAGATCGATGAATTGATCCAAAATTTTTCTCACGGCATGAAACAAAAGGCAATTTTGGCCGCCGCGCTGATCCATGACCCAAAAGTGTTATTTTTAGATGAACCGACTGTGGGATTAGACCCTAAGAGCGCGAGAAAATTGAAGGATCTGCTCCGAGGCTTGATAGAACAAGGGGTCACAATATTCATGTCCACGCACATTCTTGAAATTGCCGAAGCGATGTGCGATCGCGTGGGAATCATCGATAAAGGGAAATTGATAGCCTGCGGCACGATGCAGGAATTGCGTTTAAAATCTAAAAGACATGACACCAGTTTGGAATCTATTTTTCTGGAACTCACTGGGGGCGATGAATATCATGATGTAATCAAATATTTGGAAGAAAAGTAG
- the lepB gene encoding signal peptidase I, translated as MVEMRKQNSTGFIQSLLQWYRKRQEAKRRRREASKKSKLREYIEAVLVAFVAAMILRILVVQAFRIPTGSMKDTLLVGDFLLVNKFIYGVRTPEFIPLLNIRIPYGRLPGLREPKPGDIVVFKYPLDKKLDYIKRCIAVGGQTIEIRNGTVFVDGQPEGQSTFVKRAYDPDEGVYVLYYQIHRNNGKKYTIRLYENIGYVPQNFGPIIGPNGKIVEMRQNEIFIDNQPGGSARLLNKAYQQTKQQYQYRYLITDLQGSAFEVDYYESPQPLANNNSFAPLWIPKKGAKIKINQDNYHLYQKIIEDYEKNEVTWRQGKLWINGTPTDEYTFKDDYLFMMGDNRDNSADSRSWGFLPRDHVVGQALIIYFSWDQRLPLYKFFKKVRWARITDIIR; from the coding sequence ATGGTAGAAATGAGGAAGCAAAATTCTACTGGGTTTATTCAATCTTTATTGCAATGGTATCGAAAGCGTCAGGAAGCGAAACGCCGGCGTCGGGAAGCTAGCAAGAAAAGCAAGTTGCGTGAATATATTGAAGCGGTCTTGGTGGCATTTGTGGCCGCAATGATCTTGAGGATTTTGGTCGTTCAAGCGTTTCGCATTCCTACTGGCTCAATGAAGGATACTCTTTTGGTTGGCGATTTTTTATTGGTTAATAAATTTATCTATGGCGTCCGCACTCCAGAATTTATTCCTTTGCTGAATATTCGCATTCCATATGGCCGCTTGCCTGGTTTAAGAGAACCCAAGCCGGGCGATATCGTGGTATTCAAATATCCGTTAGATAAAAAGCTCGATTACATCAAGCGCTGTATCGCTGTTGGGGGTCAGACTATCGAAATTCGGAATGGCACTGTTTTTGTCGATGGACAACCCGAGGGCCAATCGACGTTCGTGAAACGCGCATATGATCCAGACGAAGGAGTCTACGTGCTCTACTATCAAATTCATCGGAATAATGGCAAAAAATATACGATCCGCCTTTATGAAAACATCGGCTACGTGCCGCAAAATTTTGGGCCAATTATTGGTCCGAATGGCAAAATTGTCGAGATGCGTCAAAACGAAATTTTTATCGATAATCAGCCTGGTGGCAGTGCCAGATTGCTTAATAAAGCCTATCAGCAGACAAAGCAACAATACCAATATCGTTACTTGATCACCGATCTTCAGGGCAGTGCTTTTGAAGTTGACTATTATGAGTCCCCACAACCGTTAGCCAATAATAATAGTTTCGCGCCATTATGGATTCCCAAAAAAGGTGCGAAAATCAAGATCAATCAGGACAATTATCACCTGTATCAGAAGATCATCGAGGATTATGAGAAAAATGAGGTGACATGGCGTCAGGGCAAGCTGTGGATCAATGGGACGCCGACCGATGAATATACATTCAAAGACGACTATCTTTTCATGATGGGAGACAACAGGGACAACAGCGCCGACAGCCGCAGTTGGGGTTTTTTGCCGCGCGATCATGTTGTAGGACAGGCGCTGATTATCTATTTTTCCTGGGATCAGCGTTTACCCTTGTATAAATTTTTTAAGAAGGTCCGCTGGGCAAGGATCACCGATATCATTCGCTAA
- the hemW gene encoding radical SAM family heme chaperone HemW yields MASSVVTASLYIHVPFCLKKCDYCDFYSERASPTEIEQYIAAARQEMSMYQAHPVFGEAEFETLYFGGGTPSVLSEQAIEQLLAQAHHCFRWVSDPEMTLEANPETLSLERLKAFRSLGINRLSLGIQSFSDSELQRLGRIHRAEQAERSIEWADQAGFDNVNLDLIFAIPNQSLRQWQSNLQRAISFHPKHLSVYGLTIEPGTRLHEHIGSGKIRPFSETTQRHMYLWSIETLAAANYHQYEISNFSKPGFECRHNMNYWNGRYYLGIGPAAHSYLGNLRQWNVDSLHSYLDQIKRAKLPVAGHEQLTPLQQMIEFIYLGLRTSKGIDLNDFEAKFSVSFLPTFQNVLEKFAGHRDGELLQLQQHHLKLTPGGFVLFDEICQRLTDAL; encoded by the coding sequence ATGGCATCTTCCGTTGTGACAGCCAGTTTATATATTCATGTGCCGTTCTGCCTGAAAAAGTGCGACTATTGTGATTTCTACTCAGAACGCGCTAGTCCAACTGAAATTGAACAATACATCGCCGCAGCCCGACAAGAGATGTCAATGTACCAGGCTCACCCAGTGTTTGGCGAAGCTGAGTTTGAGACACTCTACTTTGGAGGTGGCACCCCATCGGTATTATCAGAACAAGCGATTGAGCAATTGTTAGCACAAGCTCATCACTGTTTTCGTTGGGTCAGCGATCCTGAAATGACACTGGAGGCCAACCCTGAGACTTTATCGCTGGAACGATTGAAAGCGTTCCGCTCCCTCGGAATCAATCGCCTCAGCCTGGGGATTCAATCTTTTTCCGATTCCGAATTGCAACGGCTGGGACGAATTCATCGCGCGGAGCAGGCAGAGCGGAGCATCGAATGGGCCGATCAGGCTGGGTTCGATAATGTCAATTTAGATTTGATCTTTGCCATTCCCAATCAATCGCTAAGGCAGTGGCAATCAAATTTGCAGCGCGCCATTTCGTTTCATCCCAAGCACCTCTCCGTGTATGGCTTGACCATCGAGCCAGGAACTCGGTTGCATGAGCACATTGGTTCAGGGAAAATACGGCCGTTCAGCGAAACGACCCAACGCCACATGTATCTCTGGAGCATCGAAACTTTGGCCGCTGCAAACTACCACCAATATGAAATTTCGAATTTCTCGAAGCCAGGTTTCGAATGTCGACATAACATGAATTATTGGAACGGCCGCTATTATCTGGGGATTGGTCCAGCGGCACATTCTTATTTGGGAAACCTACGCCAATGGAATGTCGATTCGCTGCATAGCTATTTGGATCAGATAAAAAGAGCGAAATTGCCTGTTGCAGGGCATGAACAGCTCACACCGCTGCAACAGATGATCGAATTCATCTATCTCGGCCTCCGCACGAGCAAAGGAATCGACCTGAACGATTTTGAAGCAAAATTTTCTGTCTCGTTTCTTCCGACATTTCAGAACGTGTTGGAAAAGTTCGCAGGGCATCGGGACGGTGAACTGTTGCAATTGCAGCAGCATCATTTAAAACTGACGCCAGGGGGATTTGTGCTATTTGATGAGATCTGCCAGCGCCTAACTGACGCCTTGTAG
- the proS gene encoding proline--tRNA ligase, with protein MAKGITKRSEDYSRWYTDVIAAGQLADYAPVKGCMVIKPNGYALWEKIQAVLDRMFKETGHVNAYFPLFIPESFMQREAQHVEGFAPECAVVTHGGGKKLEEPLYIRPTSETIIWSMYKNWIQSYRDLPILINQWANVVRWEMRTRLFLRTTEFLWQEGHTAHATAEEAQEETLKILRIYTKFAEDYMAIPVIQGIKTEKERFAGAVQTYCIEAMMQDKKALQAGTSHNLGQNFAKAFDVTFQDKNGEVKYVYATSWGVSTRLIGAIIMTHGDDNGIIMPPKLAPTQLIIIPITKGEQERNEILEYIEKITIAWNGKFSFKVDDREGYRPGWKFNEGEQLGIPIRLEIGPKELENSQVVLVRRDTGEKVSVSLDNLSSMIEKTLDQMHHQLYKRALKFREDNSFVIDDYQEFKTKIEEPGGFFWMHWCGNTSCEDRLQEETKATIRCIPLDNPYREPGKCLLCGAPSRERVLAAKAY; from the coding sequence ATGGCCAAAGGAATCACAAAACGTTCTGAGGACTATTCGCGTTGGTACACAGATGTAATTGCTGCGGGACAATTAGCGGACTATGCCCCGGTGAAGGGCTGCATGGTGATCAAACCCAACGGCTATGCGCTGTGGGAAAAGATACAGGCAGTATTGGATCGGATGTTCAAAGAAACCGGACATGTGAATGCCTATTTTCCATTGTTTATTCCTGAGAGTTTTATGCAGCGAGAGGCGCAACATGTAGAAGGCTTTGCTCCAGAATGCGCAGTGGTAACCCATGGCGGTGGCAAGAAATTGGAGGAACCCCTCTATATTCGGCCGACATCGGAGACCATCATCTGGAGCATGTATAAAAATTGGATCCAGTCGTACCGCGATCTTCCGATTCTTATCAATCAATGGGCCAATGTGGTCCGCTGGGAGATGCGGACTCGGCTGTTTCTCCGCACCACAGAATTTCTCTGGCAGGAGGGACATACTGCTCATGCCACTGCGGAAGAAGCCCAGGAAGAGACGCTCAAAATCCTCAGGATTTACACCAAATTTGCCGAGGATTATATGGCGATCCCAGTGATTCAAGGGATCAAAACGGAAAAGGAACGGTTCGCTGGCGCGGTTCAAACCTATTGTATCGAAGCCATGATGCAAGATAAGAAAGCACTTCAGGCTGGCACCTCTCATAATCTGGGCCAAAATTTTGCCAAGGCGTTCGATGTGACCTTTCAGGACAAAAATGGGGAAGTCAAATATGTTTATGCCACCAGTTGGGGCGTTTCTACGCGATTGATCGGCGCGATCATCATGACCCATGGAGATGATAATGGAATCATCATGCCTCCGAAGCTGGCGCCTACTCAGCTCATCATCATCCCCATCACGAAGGGAGAGCAAGAGCGCAATGAGATTCTCGAATATATCGAGAAAATTACCATTGCTTGGAATGGCAAATTCAGCTTCAAAGTGGATGATCGAGAGGGCTATCGACCAGGCTGGAAATTCAATGAGGGCGAGCAGCTTGGAATCCCGATTCGACTTGAGATCGGACCAAAAGAATTAGAAAATTCTCAAGTGGTGCTGGTAAGACGCGATACAGGGGAAAAGGTTTCGGTCTCATTGGATAATTTATCTTCCATGATCGAAAAGACACTCGATCAAATGCATCATCAGCTCTATAAACGCGCTTTGAAATTTCGCGAGGATAATAGCTTTGTGATTGACGATTATCAGGAGTTCAAAACAAAGATCGAAGAGCCAGGGGGCTTTTTCTGGATGCATTGGTGCGGCAACACCAGTTGCGAAGATCGGCTGCAAGAAGAGACGAAAGCGACCATTCGATGTATTCCTTTGGATAATCCCTATCGAGAGCCAGGCAAATGCCTATTATGTGGCGCGCCCTCTCGCGAACGGGTCCTCGCTGCAAAAGCCTATTGA
- the era gene encoding GTPase Era, whose amino-acid sequence MNKNQQPQSATSLNIGSDFKAGYVALIGPPNVGKSTLMNALLGQKLSIVTPKPQTTRHRVLGIVTGVDHQIIFLDTPGLLIPRYKLQEKMVKAARTAISEADVLLAMIEPEESISEPNRSMLSELVKHKKPIILAINKIDLIPKDRLLPMIAAYSQAFRLDEIIPISALKLDGLDRLQQLLLKYLPVGLPFYPEDMITDQPERFFVAELIREKIFEKYGEEIPYSTAVTIEEFKEREQGKDYIRAVIYVERDSQKAIIIGRQGMALKQVGQLAREEIELFLGRPVYLELFVKVKEKWRQKETVLRELGFS is encoded by the coding sequence ATGAACAAGAATCAACAGCCTCAATCGGCCACGAGCTTGAATATCGGTTCGGATTTCAAGGCAGGCTATGTGGCACTGATAGGCCCTCCCAATGTGGGCAAATCAACTCTAATGAATGCGCTTTTGGGTCAAAAGCTTTCGATTGTGACGCCAAAGCCTCAGACCACCCGACATCGCGTTTTGGGCATCGTCACAGGGGTTGATCATCAAATTATTTTTCTCGATACCCCGGGGCTGTTGATCCCTCGCTATAAGTTGCAGGAAAAGATGGTCAAAGCAGCGAGGACAGCCATCTCTGAGGCGGATGTCCTTCTGGCCATGATCGAGCCAGAAGAATCAATCTCCGAACCGAATCGATCGATGCTTTCCGAACTCGTTAAGCACAAAAAGCCGATCATTCTCGCGATCAACAAAATCGATCTTATCCCAAAAGACCGATTGCTGCCGATGATCGCTGCTTATTCGCAAGCATTTCGGCTGGATGAAATCATTCCTATCTCAGCGCTCAAACTCGATGGTTTGGATCGCCTCCAACAATTGCTGCTCAAATATTTGCCCGTTGGTCTTCCCTTCTATCCTGAAGACATGATCACCGACCAGCCGGAGCGGTTTTTCGTGGCGGAGCTGATCCGCGAGAAAATCTTTGAGAAGTATGGCGAAGAAATCCCCTATTCAACGGCCGTCACCATAGAGGAATTCAAAGAGCGCGAACAAGGCAAAGATTACATTCGGGCAGTGATCTATGTGGAGCGGGATTCTCAGAAAGCCATCATCATCGGCAGACAGGGGATGGCACTGAAACAAGTGGGACAGCTCGCTCGAGAAGAAATCGAACTATTCTTGGGCCGTCCAGTTTATCTCGAATTATTCGTGAAGGTGAAAGAGAAATGGCGTCAGAAAGAAACGGTTTTGAGAGAGCTGGGATTTAGTTGA
- a CDS encoding YfiM family protein, whose product MLIFWISVGVAQNSNQAAVWVSNAKDSTSTIISSPVADFMASEITKQGRSASEMASIQMPNHLIHRQRLMGSSLALIALNYAAYQPFKQAWWQNERTRFHFYQGWRRTYGYLDFGWHDTLYGHMDKLGHYFSAQLLSEQLYFISRWIGFNDATSRWIGPILSSLLMLEIEIYDGFFKDWGFSLADFTANELGAFSPILRERLPWLSIVQLKFSYHPSHFPNQEPTFIKDYPGMTFWLAIRVHDLLPAQMKSYYPAWLCWSLGYSVSKPARGDIELFLAPDINWQYLPWGKSPTMRYIKRILNHFHFPGFALKFRPNQKFYPFYF is encoded by the coding sequence ATGCTGATCTTTTGGATTAGCGTGGGAGTGGCCCAAAATTCCAATCAAGCTGCTGTTTGGGTTTCTAATGCGAAAGATAGCACCAGCACGATCATTTCCTCTCCCGTTGCTGATTTCATGGCTTCAGAAATCACGAAGCAAGGGCGAAGTGCTTCGGAAATGGCGTCGATTCAGATGCCTAACCATCTAATTCATCGCCAACGACTGATGGGATCCAGCCTGGCATTGATCGCGCTTAATTATGCTGCGTATCAGCCGTTCAAACAAGCTTGGTGGCAGAATGAACGAACGCGGTTCCATTTTTACCAGGGCTGGCGCAGGACCTACGGGTATTTGGATTTTGGTTGGCACGATACTCTTTACGGGCACATGGATAAGTTGGGGCACTATTTTTCGGCGCAACTGCTCTCCGAACAACTCTACTTCATCAGTCGCTGGATCGGTTTTAATGATGCAACCAGTCGCTGGATCGGCCCAATTCTGAGTTCTTTGCTAATGCTGGAGATCGAGATTTACGATGGCTTTTTCAAGGACTGGGGTTTTAGCCTGGCTGATTTTACTGCGAACGAACTCGGTGCTTTTTCGCCAATTCTTAGAGAAAGGCTGCCTTGGCTCAGCATCGTCCAACTCAAATTTAGCTATCATCCCTCGCATTTTCCCAACCAGGAACCGACGTTCATTAAAGATTATCCTGGGATGACCTTCTGGTTGGCGATTCGGGTCCATGATCTTTTGCCTGCCCAAATGAAAAGCTATTATCCTGCTTGGCTCTGCTGGTCATTAGGTTACAGCGTGTCGAAACCGGCACGCGGAGATATCGAGTTGTTCCTTGCTCCTGATATCAATTGGCAGTATTTACCCTGGGGTAAATCCCCAACTATGCGTTATATAAAGCGAATATTAAATCATTTCCATTTCCCCGGTTTTGCTCTCAAGTTCCGGCCGAACCAGAAATTCTATCCGTTTTATTTCTAA
- a CDS encoding M14 family metallopeptidase: MKALLSILCLALLLFMVLNWPLPLGATSNPTIGYHHYEALSKAINELVGRAPQIVQLSSLGKTLGGRDIWALQISGRQGKPAQEKPALLICGNAEGDHLIGSEVALGIAEYLITNYGKDSTVTRLLDQRTFYIVPRLNPDGAELFFGKPLREHNGNLRPYDDDFDWQVDEDGPEDLNGDGLITLMRVKDKKGDWVIDKQDGRLMVKKQPDSPLDSLYQVYPEGIDNDGDEKYNEDGPGGFNINRNFPHNFGYPVQGYQVYPASEVETRALIDYMNRYDPAAKTKPRQNICAIFLFSKYDNLAAEPGIECGQPTQTVRPAPEESSIQQVFVFRRRSQQAGPSQPPAQDPQPRKTDDKDLPLFKKVSQQYKKITGIESAASEKPVGSLLEWGYFQYGVPTFSANLWSVRKESGAKSDSLQQKTAPQDQPSPQPREAASLMMPQRAGRLGQSGSPNQKSEATADHQWLTWIDKQNNGLGFVNWTKFQHPQLGEIEIGGFQPYLRVNPVAEQIKPLVESHAKFALYLADQFAEIELTRPEVEKLGDNVFRVKVKAINRGKFPYATAMGQQSRNVNPIMVQLKFSDDKSMKLFGGSKRYELPTLAPAEEKEYKWMIISPSGREIDISLWAPKGGGRQIRTVRLK, encoded by the coding sequence ATGAAAGCTTTATTAAGCATCCTTTGCTTAGCGTTACTCCTGTTCATGGTATTGAACTGGCCGCTGCCTTTGGGAGCGACATCCAATCCAACCATAGGGTATCATCATTACGAAGCGTTGAGCAAAGCTATAAATGAATTAGTGGGCCGCGCCCCCCAGATCGTTCAATTAAGTTCTTTGGGTAAGACTTTGGGGGGACGGGATATTTGGGCGCTCCAAATTTCAGGTCGCCAGGGCAAACCGGCACAGGAAAAGCCTGCACTGCTTATCTGTGGCAATGCCGAAGGCGATCATCTCATCGGCAGCGAAGTGGCGTTAGGGATTGCTGAATATTTGATTACCAACTACGGCAAAGATTCGACCGTCACGCGCCTATTGGATCAACGGACATTTTATATTGTGCCACGCCTCAATCCAGATGGAGCAGAACTATTTTTCGGAAAACCGCTGAGAGAGCACAACGGAAACTTGAGGCCTTATGACGATGATTTCGATTGGCAAGTCGATGAGGATGGTCCTGAGGATCTCAACGGCGATGGGTTGATTACTTTAATGCGGGTGAAAGATAAAAAAGGCGACTGGGTGATCGACAAACAGGACGGCCGACTTATGGTCAAAAAACAACCTGATTCGCCATTGGACAGCCTTTATCAGGTTTATCCAGAGGGGATCGATAACGACGGAGATGAAAAGTACAACGAAGATGGACCTGGTGGATTCAACATCAATCGCAACTTCCCGCATAATTTTGGCTACCCAGTGCAAGGGTATCAGGTCTATCCAGCCTCGGAAGTCGAAACGCGAGCGCTAATCGATTATATGAATCGCTATGACCCTGCGGCGAAGACCAAGCCGCGCCAGAATATTTGTGCGATATTTCTGTTTTCCAAATACGACAATTTGGCAGCGGAACCAGGCATCGAATGCGGCCAGCCTACCCAAACGGTAAGACCTGCTCCTGAGGAATCGTCAATACAACAGGTCTTCGTTTTTCGCCGACGGAGTCAACAAGCTGGCCCGTCACAGCCGCCTGCCCAAGACCCTCAACCGCGCAAAACAGATGATAAAGACTTGCCGCTGTTCAAAAAAGTGAGTCAGCAATATAAAAAAATAACAGGGATTGAGAGCGCTGCTTCCGAGAAACCAGTTGGATCCCTGCTCGAATGGGGCTATTTTCAATATGGAGTCCCAACTTTTTCAGCTAATCTTTGGTCAGTGAGAAAAGAATCTGGGGCAAAATCGGATTCGCTCCAGCAAAAGACAGCTCCACAGGATCAGCCTTCCCCTCAACCCCGAGAGGCAGCTTCTTTGATGATGCCGCAGCGAGCTGGACGGCTCGGCCAAAGCGGTAGTCCCAATCAAAAGTCAGAGGCTACTGCGGATCACCAGTGGCTCACTTGGATCGACAAACAGAATAACGGCCTCGGCTTTGTTAATTGGACAAAGTTTCAACATCCGCAATTAGGGGAGATCGAGATCGGTGGTTTCCAGCCTTATCTGCGAGTTAACCCAGTGGCCGAACAAATCAAACCATTGGTCGAAAGCCATGCCAAGTTCGCCCTCTATTTGGCCGACCAATTTGCTGAAATCGAATTAACAAGACCAGAAGTGGAAAAGCTCGGCGATAATGTCTTTAGAGTGAAAGTCAAGGCCATCAATCGAGGCAAATTTCCCTATGCCACAGCCATGGGGCAACAGAGCCGCAACGTGAATCCAATCATGGTGCAATTAAAATTTTCCGATGACAAATCCATGAAACTGTTTGGCGGCTCCAAACGATACGAATTGCCTACACTGGCTCCTGCAGAGGAAAAGGAATATAAATGGATGATCATCTCACCTTCTGGCAGAGAGATCGACATTAGCCTCTGGGCACCCAAAGGTGGTGGCCGGCAGATCCGAACGGTCCGCTTAAAGTAA